GAAATGCCTGTCGTCGCTTGGATAATGCGATAGTCCAAAAATGTCGTTTCTTCGAGTGAACTCGTGCGGCTTGAATGACTTGGTGTATTCTTTCGTCACATCAGACACGTTGCCGGCACCCCAGCAGGCATCGAGCAATTTCCACTCCCCGCCGTCGATTCGTACCGCATTCCACGCATGGCCGTCAGCCTTCTTCGGCGGCGGACGCTCCCCCTTCTTCAGCGCGGTATATCCATACCCTTTCCCGTGGCCCACCACCGTGATACACTCCAGACCCGCGCGAGTGGCGATTTCTCTGTATGTGTCTGCATATCCTGAACAGACCGCTTTGCCCATGAGAATCGTTTCAGCTCCCGAGCGACCCCTGATGTTATTACCGAAGAAGGCTGCGCAGTCATAAGCGATATTATGGTGAAACCACGTGAAAATTGCCCGCGCCTTGTCTGTGAGTGATGCAAAGGGCCCGCAGAGCATTTGAGCCAAGAAGCCTACTGGATCGTTCCGAGGGAGTACGTGTATGGGGTATTGGGCGGCGACACCATCCGGCCCGGAAAAGTCGCGACAAATCAGACAGTCGTTTGCACGCTCAACCACTCTGGCCGAGACCGCCTCGATTTGCGCAGCGCTTGGCCGGGAGCTGAGAGGAACAGGAGGAGGTGCGTCATCATTCGGAGTTGGTCGTCTCCCTGGCAGTGGCGGCCGGTCGTTGGCTTGTTGATCCAGGTTTGTCGTCGGGGGCGGTGGCTTAACGTAGGCCGCTGGCGGTGGTGGTAATCTTCGTGGCTTTGCTggttcttcttcctccagCGTGTGTCGGTGGACTTGCTGGGTGGTTGATTTTGAGGTTAATCGAGGGGGTAGTACTGGTCTCTGAGGAGGCTCAATCTGTCGGATTGCGGGCGATGACTTGACCGAAACCAGAGGGAACTTGGGCTGCTGAGCAGCGGCTTCCTTTGCTTGGGCAGCTTCTCGCTCCCTCTTGGTCGGTGGCAAGGGTGGTAGCTTTGCCTGATCCAGGGTGGGAGGCAGCTTTCGTGTTGGGCCATCAATCGAGTGAACACTGGTTGCCGAGGATACAGTTTGGTTCAGGGAGAGAGACGACAGGTTCGAAATTTCGGAGGCATTTGAGTTACGGCGAACCGTCAATTGTTGTGTAGATGGCCTCCGAGGGGGTAGAGCTGGTGAGATTTGCTGGGTCGAAGAACGAGTTGGCAAGGGTGGAGGTGCAATGCGATCCCGGGGGGCTGGTGAGGTTGACGATTCGACTTGGGATGAATCGGTGGTTCGTCGCGGTAACGGTGGTGGGGCGGGCTTTGCCGGTGCGGCGGCCTTGTTCGGTCGAGGTGGGATCGAGGGACTTTTCTGCGGCGTGGGAAGTCCATTCGTCTGGGTGACGGGGAGCGTCTGACTGCGTGGAACAGGGCGATTTGTTGGCGGCGGTGGAGGAGGTGGCCTCTTAGCCTTCGCTTCTGGTGCTTGGAAATTCTTTTGCTGGTTGAGGGCGGCAATTCTTTCAGCCAAAGAGTTGAACTTGGGCTCCTCGACGTCGGCCATGGTTGAGTCTCGGGGCTTGAATGAGGGGGGCCGAACGAAAGGCGAGAGTTGGTGGTGTGCCACAGCTCAAGGGGATGAGAAGTGCGAACAGATGGTTTGTATAAATGATGGATGAAACAAACGACTGTCGATTATTGGTGTTTACCCCACCAATCTAGTTCGTGTTGATCGCGGCGCGATGTCCCAATTGAGCAATAGGCAGCAGGCAGGCTTTTGTGACTGAGTCACGGAGCCCTAGAGGCGATTGGGACTTTTGCGCGGCGGGGTTGTCAAGAGCAAAGTGATGATATCGCTGCCGGGCTGGATCTGTAGAGAACGGGCGAGTGTGTCGAGCAATCGACCAGGGGTCTGACGAAACAGATAAATGAGTTGGAGGGGTACTGCAGAAAGCTTTGTATAAATGTGATTGCTGCCACGGTAATAGTACTCGAGGTACGAAAGAGAGTAAGCTAAATGTGTGGCTATTGGTGTGGCCGTGGAGCGGAAACGAATGCTAGCCCAGTGAAGGATTGGCTGGAAGATGGCTCGGCCACGGACAAGTGTAATGGTACAGCGTTTCTGTACCTCTGTAGCAAGCTGATGCCAATACGTACAGAGATGGACGTGGGGAGTTGAGAGATGTTGGATTGTGGCGAAGCTCTCAGCCTTCGGGTTGATTGCCGGTGCAAACAAGG
This is a stretch of genomic DNA from Colletotrichum lupini chromosome 10, complete sequence. It encodes these proteins:
- a CDS encoding transglutaminase-like superfamily protein, which produces MADVEEPKFNSLAERIAALNQQKNFQAPEAKAKRPPPPPPPTNRPVPRSQTLPVTQTNGLPTPQKSPSIPPRPNKAAAPAKPAPPPLPRRTTDSSQVESSTSPAPRDRIAPPPLPTRSSTQQISPALPPRRPSTQQLTVRRNSNASEISNLSSLSLNQTVSSATSVHSIDGPTRKLPPTLDQAKLPPLPPTKREREAAQAKEAAAQQPKFPLVSVKSSPAIRQIEPPQRPVLPPRLTSKSTTQQVHRHTLEEEEPAKPRRLPPPPAAYVKPPPPTTNLDQQANDRPPLPGRRPTPNDDAPPPVPLSSRPSAAQIEAVSARVVERANDCLICRDFSGPDGVAAQYPIHVLPRNDPVGFLAQMLCGPFASLTDKARAIFTWFHHNIAYDCAAFFGNNIRGRSGAETILMGKAVCSGYADTYREIATRAGLECITVVGHGKGYGYTALKKGERPPPKKADGHAWNAVRIDGGEWKLLDACWGAGNVSDVTKEYTKSFKPHEFTRRNDIFGLSHYPSDDRHFFRPDGRVPSWEEYYIGPVHGDKPIVYTHAYEEGVWDHTVEPKELQIPVHSGQVVRFQWSNKCEHWTSEKHGKGKPPLLFLSIKGRDGRKDDMVPLQTDGFWHWADVNAIDLGAPGQSVSVAMITTIDGQDARGMTADYYFSKKGRCGMAWTFLMKWELI